From the genome of Tachysurus fulvidraco isolate hzauxx_2018 chromosome 20, HZAU_PFXX_2.0, whole genome shotgun sequence, one region includes:
- the LOC113643607 gene encoding myb/SANT-like DNA-binding domain-containing protein 2 isoform X2, whose translation MAAPSNAERSPERSAPLKMPKTELPSPDSDELSDGNQYHSDPSAPNRFSSLNVSISALGAGGGPASASNNSSSVAGSGGGFTVCRGMSWTPSETNALIAVWGNERLAEARMQQLEVAGTVFSGKAPGPAMYERVSRALSELGYDRTPSQCRERMKTLRRCYSRVKEHGIGKRKSSYSIEQLEKVFGQGGWDSQSCQPVLINSSGLYQEMESDGSTMEDYPQEDWCSQDLSAAFQEGEIEAEEIQLPKNRILQLRPEASEHAQRQEVMQNVIRILESVDVKWEHFQTWTDFSRLHLSNKLAIFGVGYNTRWREEIRYHYAEISSQVPLGKRLREYFNPEKPEGREIMTKVQKMNWKNVYYKFLDITISEARCLELHMEVDWISIAQTSSSGYSNGSKYLLPGGIPKTYGLYAIGYEEGEETSSFTSENCGSLAGEQERELSESENKRRRTLSKVTYCYLGIAEDRTLQQCLFQHFQNSGKCCSRPEPAITRFLQENCSRDGDSSSVYIKFIEVELDFLSAGSLVECLETAIGYTLKFNKKDTL comes from the exons ATGGCTGCCCCCAGTAACGCCGAGCGCTCTCCTGAGAGGTCGGCGCCGCTGAAAATGCCGAAAACCGAGCTCCCGTCTCCCGATTCGGACGAGCTAAGTGATGGCAACCAGTACCATTCTGACCCTTCAGCGCCCAACAGATTCTCCTCTCTGAATGTGTCCATATCAGCGCTGGGGGCCGGAGGCGGCCCTGCCTCTGCctccaacaacagcagcagtgtTGCTGGCAGCGGCGGCGGCTTCACAGTGTGTCGCGGTATGTCATGGACTCCATCTGAAACCAATGCGCTCATCGCCGTGTGGGGTAACGAACGACTCGCAGAGGCCCGCATGCAGCAGCTGGAAGTTGCAGGGACTGTATTTTCCGGCAAGGCGCCTGGACCGGCCATGTATGAGCGGGTTTCTAGAGCCTTGTCAGAGCTCGGATATGACAGGACTCCGTCTCAATGCAGGGAGAGGATGAAG ACATTACGGCGATGCTATAGCCGCGTAAAAGAGCACGGCATTGGGAAGAGGAAGAGCAGTTACTCCATCGAGCAGCTGGAGAAGGTGTTTGGCCAAGGCGGCTGGGATTCTCAGAGCTGCCAACCTGTGCTGATTAACAGCAGCGGCCTCTATCAGGAGATGGAATCGGATGGCAGCACGATGGAGGACTACCCTCAAGAGGACTGGTGCAGCCAGGACCTTTCTGCTGCTTTTCAGGAGGGAGAGATAGAAGCTG AGGAAATTCAACTTCCAAAGAATCGAATTCTACAGTTAAGACCGGAGGCTTCTGAGCATGCCCA GCGTCAGGAAGTGATGCAGAATGTGATACGCATCCTGGAGTCAGTGGATGTCAAATGGGAGCACTTCCAGACGTGGACAGATTTCTCACGCTTGCACCTCTCCAACAAGCTGGCCATCTTTGGCGTGGGCTACAACACACGGTGGCGAGAGGAAATCCGCTACCACTACGCAGAGATCAGCTCCCAGGTACCTCTTGGGAAACGTCTTCGGGAGTACTTCAACCCTGAGAAGCCAGAGGGCAGAGAGATCATGACCAAGGTGCAGAAGATGAACTGGAAGAATGTGTATTACAAGTTTTTGGACATCACAATCAGTGAAGCGCGATGCTTGGAGCTCCACATGGAGGTGGACTGGATTTCTATTGCACAAACGAGCTCATCAGGCTACAGCAACGGATCCAAGTACCTGCTTCCTGGTGGCATTCCGAAAACCTACGGCCTGTACGCTATCGGATATGAAGAAGGGGAAGAGACTAGTAGCTTTACTTCAGAAAACTGTGGTTCTTTAGCCGGAGAACAAGAACGAGAACTTAGTGAGAGTGAAAATAAGCGGAGGAGGACTTTATCCAAAGTAACTTACTGCTACCTCGGCATAGCAGAAGACCGCACGCTTCAGCAATGCCTCTTCCAGCACTTTCAGAATTCAGGGAAGTGTTGTAGTCGTCCTGAGCCTGCCATTACCAGGTTTCTGCAGGAAAACTGCTCCAGGGATGGGGACTCCTCTTCCGTGTACATTAAATTTATTGAAGTGGAGCTGGACTTTCTCTCAGCTGGATCCCTGGTGGAATGTTTAGAAACTGCAATCGGATACACCTTGAAGTTCAACAAAAAGGACACCTTGTGA
- the LOC113643607 gene encoding myb/SANT-like DNA-binding domain-containing protein 2 isoform X1, translating into MAAPSNAERSPERSAPLKMPKTELPSPDSDELSDGNQYHSDPSAPNRFSSLNVSISALGAGGGPASASNNSSSVAGSGGGFTVCRGMSWTPSETNALIAVWGNERLAEARMQQLEVAGTVFSGKAPGPAMYERVSRALSELGYDRTPSQCRERMKTLRRCYSRVKEHGIGKRKSSYSIEQLEKVFGQGGWDSQSCQPVLINSSGLYQEMESDGSTMEDYPQEDWCSQDLSAAFQEGEIEAEEIQLPKNRILQLRPEASEHAHPHHPVISCRRQEVMQNVIRILESVDVKWEHFQTWTDFSRLHLSNKLAIFGVGYNTRWREEIRYHYAEISSQVPLGKRLREYFNPEKPEGREIMTKVQKMNWKNVYYKFLDITISEARCLELHMEVDWISIAQTSSSGYSNGSKYLLPGGIPKTYGLYAIGYEEGEETSSFTSENCGSLAGEQERELSESENKRRRTLSKVTYCYLGIAEDRTLQQCLFQHFQNSGKCCSRPEPAITRFLQENCSRDGDSSSVYIKFIEVELDFLSAGSLVECLETAIGYTLKFNKKDTL; encoded by the exons ATGGCTGCCCCCAGTAACGCCGAGCGCTCTCCTGAGAGGTCGGCGCCGCTGAAAATGCCGAAAACCGAGCTCCCGTCTCCCGATTCGGACGAGCTAAGTGATGGCAACCAGTACCATTCTGACCCTTCAGCGCCCAACAGATTCTCCTCTCTGAATGTGTCCATATCAGCGCTGGGGGCCGGAGGCGGCCCTGCCTCTGCctccaacaacagcagcagtgtTGCTGGCAGCGGCGGCGGCTTCACAGTGTGTCGCGGTATGTCATGGACTCCATCTGAAACCAATGCGCTCATCGCCGTGTGGGGTAACGAACGACTCGCAGAGGCCCGCATGCAGCAGCTGGAAGTTGCAGGGACTGTATTTTCCGGCAAGGCGCCTGGACCGGCCATGTATGAGCGGGTTTCTAGAGCCTTGTCAGAGCTCGGATATGACAGGACTCCGTCTCAATGCAGGGAGAGGATGAAG ACATTACGGCGATGCTATAGCCGCGTAAAAGAGCACGGCATTGGGAAGAGGAAGAGCAGTTACTCCATCGAGCAGCTGGAGAAGGTGTTTGGCCAAGGCGGCTGGGATTCTCAGAGCTGCCAACCTGTGCTGATTAACAGCAGCGGCCTCTATCAGGAGATGGAATCGGATGGCAGCACGATGGAGGACTACCCTCAAGAGGACTGGTGCAGCCAGGACCTTTCTGCTGCTTTTCAGGAGGGAGAGATAGAAGCTG AGGAAATTCAACTTCCAAAGAATCGAATTCTACAGTTAAGACCGGAGGCTTCTGAGCATGCCCA cccACATCATCCTGTGATTTCCTGCAGGCGTCAGGAAGTGATGCAGAATGTGATACGCATCCTGGAGTCAGTGGATGTCAAATGGGAGCACTTCCAGACGTGGACAGATTTCTCACGCTTGCACCTCTCCAACAAGCTGGCCATCTTTGGCGTGGGCTACAACACACGGTGGCGAGAGGAAATCCGCTACCACTACGCAGAGATCAGCTCCCAGGTACCTCTTGGGAAACGTCTTCGGGAGTACTTCAACCCTGAGAAGCCAGAGGGCAGAGAGATCATGACCAAGGTGCAGAAGATGAACTGGAAGAATGTGTATTACAAGTTTTTGGACATCACAATCAGTGAAGCGCGATGCTTGGAGCTCCACATGGAGGTGGACTGGATTTCTATTGCACAAACGAGCTCATCAGGCTACAGCAACGGATCCAAGTACCTGCTTCCTGGTGGCATTCCGAAAACCTACGGCCTGTACGCTATCGGATATGAAGAAGGGGAAGAGACTAGTAGCTTTACTTCAGAAAACTGTGGTTCTTTAGCCGGAGAACAAGAACGAGAACTTAGTGAGAGTGAAAATAAGCGGAGGAGGACTTTATCCAAAGTAACTTACTGCTACCTCGGCATAGCAGAAGACCGCACGCTTCAGCAATGCCTCTTCCAGCACTTTCAGAATTCAGGGAAGTGTTGTAGTCGTCCTGAGCCTGCCATTACCAGGTTTCTGCAGGAAAACTGCTCCAGGGATGGGGACTCCTCTTCCGTGTACATTAAATTTATTGAAGTGGAGCTGGACTTTCTCTCAGCTGGATCCCTGGTGGAATGTTTAGAAACTGCAATCGGATACACCTTGAAGTTCAACAAAAAGGACACCTTGTGA